From Zhongshania aliphaticivorans, one genomic window encodes:
- a CDS encoding VanZ family protein gives MSLSRRKRILLFLAYALIITVLSLLPAEQSPALNIWDKLEHFCAYLLFMMLAFPLGHNHRWRLASAAGIVAYSIAVEYAQQLSPGRHTSIEDVFANSLGVISGYLLAWLIMHFAMRKRRALS, from the coding sequence ATGAGCTTAAGCCGTCGCAAGCGCATTTTATTGTTTTTGGCTTACGCACTTATTATTACCGTTCTGTCCTTACTCCCCGCCGAGCAGAGCCCAGCACTGAATATATGGGACAAGCTTGAGCACTTTTGCGCTTATTTATTATTTATGATGCTGGCGTTTCCGCTTGGCCATAACCACCGCTGGCGCTTGGCTAGCGCTGCGGGAATAGTGGCTTACAGCATTGCCGTTGAATACGCCCAGCAACTGTCTCCCGGTCGCCACACATCGATTGAAGATGTTTTTGCCAATAGCCTCGGGGTAATAAGTGGCTACCTACTGGCCTGGCTTATAATGCATTTTGCGATGCGTAAGCGTCGAGCCTTAAGCTAG
- a CDS encoding OmpA family protein, translating to MRSVRRYLVAVLVSALLIAPMLLTANVAKADAMTDFLNSLGLSGLFSEFGKSVGTVGGSVLDPVGTGDNDFLGLDVLNPENDFGLTANSEEVTGFGNKTGSGTAIPLDELGGSEAANEYGLSYESGSAERIRGVIGPDGSITAPAAAGVKDGAGQIGTAVGSNAPLPGLSDQPVGLAVLGASSSGNGEAVGIAVLSGDNSGNGGSAGVAVLSGSGSGNGDSAGIAVLGGANSGNSELAGVAVLNGANSGNSGTVAVGILNGANSANGGVVGAGVLNGPGSGSGGLITLAVANAPLGPNSKSGGVGNNGSCSASGGVGCGDIGALALLDSCKDADLDGVCDELDECLNTPADMPVFLTGCHLSEDAPLVLRGVNFEFDKWDLTAESYPILEQAVKVLNAQPDFLVAVDGHTDWMGSDSYNIRLSYKRARTVYHYLVDAGIKENRLVFRGYGESVPVAANANEDGSDNPEGRAENRRVELNVLQPDVFEAVKEENLSQR from the coding sequence ATGAGATCTGTTCGTCGGTATCTAGTAGCTGTGCTGGTGAGTGCGTTGTTAATAGCCCCTATGCTGTTAACAGCAAATGTGGCCAAGGCTGATGCAATGACTGATTTTTTAAATTCGCTAGGGCTTTCAGGGCTCTTTTCCGAATTTGGTAAATCGGTAGGTACGGTTGGCGGCTCGGTGCTTGATCCCGTCGGCACCGGCGATAACGATTTTCTGGGGCTTGATGTGCTCAACCCTGAGAATGATTTCGGCTTGACCGCGAATTCAGAAGAGGTGACAGGATTTGGTAATAAGACCGGCTCCGGTACGGCAATTCCCTTGGATGAGCTCGGTGGTTCTGAGGCAGCTAATGAATACGGCTTAAGCTATGAAAGTGGTAGTGCCGAACGAATTCGTGGCGTTATCGGGCCAGACGGATCAATTACTGCACCGGCGGCGGCGGGTGTTAAAGATGGTGCTGGGCAAATCGGCACGGCAGTGGGTTCAAATGCGCCTCTGCCAGGATTGAGTGATCAGCCCGTGGGTTTGGCGGTTCTGGGTGCTAGTTCATCGGGTAATGGCGAAGCGGTTGGGATCGCGGTTCTGTCGGGTGATAACTCTGGTAACGGTGGTAGTGCCGGTGTGGCGGTGCTCTCTGGGAGTGGCTCGGGCAACGGCGATAGCGCCGGTATTGCAGTGCTTGGCGGGGCGAATTCCGGTAATTCCGAGCTGGCTGGTGTCGCGGTATTAAATGGTGCCAATTCAGGGAACTCGGGCACCGTTGCAGTGGGTATCTTAAACGGCGCCAATTCCGCCAATGGCGGCGTGGTCGGTGCAGGGGTTTTAAACGGCCCAGGCTCGGGTTCTGGTGGTTTAATTACGCTTGCCGTTGCCAATGCGCCCCTCGGGCCAAATAGTAAAAGCGGCGGAGTGGGCAATAATGGTAGTTGCTCTGCGTCAGGCGGCGTGGGCTGCGGTGATATCGGCGCTTTGGCGCTGTTGGATTCGTGTAAAGATGCTGATCTTGACGGTGTGTGCGACGAGTTAGACGAGTGTTTAAATACACCCGCCGATATGCCGGTATTTTTAACGGGCTGTCATTTGTCTGAGGATGCGCCGCTGGTGTTGCGTGGCGTTAATTTTGAATTTGATAAGTGGGACTTAACCGCGGAATCTTATCCAATTTTGGAGCAGGCCGTTAAAGTGTTGAATGCACAGCCTGATTTTCTGGTGGCGGTAGATGGCCACACTGATTGGATGGGCAGCGATAGTTACAATATTCGCTTGTCATATAAGCGTGCGAGAACGGTTTATCACTATTTGGTTGATGCTGGAATTAAGGAAAATCGCCTAGTATTTCGTGGCTATGGGGAAAGTGTTCCGGTTGCGGCGAACGCAAACGAAGACGGCAGCGATAATCCCGAAGGGCGTGCAGAAAACCGTCGCGTAGAACTAAATGTTCTGCAGCCCGATGTTTTTGAAGCGGTGAAAGAAGAAAACTTGTCGCAGCGTTGA
- a CDS encoding ShlB/FhaC/HecB family hemolysin secretion/activation protein has translation MAIDFPSALPPQQASVAQIAEWAGTGSVYQGLVNGYQVRVSGAHQLSRDELDKIFKSAKTPSQAIFLMSSAALRKGHMLVSMQYAPEGNVIYVHALQARVTGFKGGEISTFFADLKDDPNLTRGEFDRARVMANVRSERTGVDYSVSYVVDENAPERVVMVFSGEPREDYDATDLVLKFGNQGSRYVGRYFGDVGLSHNFKDGSRATGSLETAFTDLGESRGGEDYYRIQLAADRPFTQGLYGISAGHTEYSQDLGSTTSSTTTASGSDPICDALGMLGLCSPSSTTTTSTQKVGLDAKINTLGISGEQVLASDLSSRLNVFERIDYIDSQIDVGVFGNLQDEKYATLEVGAKYFAADLRGPKSLRWSAQLSVKTGLTGDSGSLGTYPGYRTQYLSNNPGATSTPQVVPAARTAEFVSVLPRFTAKLPLADSGNLRLNAMAQFANEQLPQQQQWVLGGMGSISAYLPGVLSGDSGYYGKLDYAKTITVLGIEVEPEIFVEYGAAWFENASGLEGETRSIVDAGVKFSADLGWDVQLDTVFARSLADDGFASSSALNAFEADFFFTVKKIF, from the coding sequence ATGGCAATTGATTTTCCTTCCGCGCTTCCTCCGCAACAGGCGAGCGTAGCGCAGATTGCTGAGTGGGCAGGTACCGGTAGTGTTTATCAGGGCTTGGTGAATGGATACCAAGTCCGCGTTTCCGGCGCCCATCAATTGAGCCGCGATGAATTAGATAAGATTTTTAAATCGGCAAAAACGCCATCACAGGCGATTTTTCTGATGAGTTCGGCCGCGCTTAGAAAAGGGCATATGCTGGTTTCTATGCAGTATGCGCCAGAGGGTAATGTTATTTATGTTCACGCTCTTCAGGCTCGTGTTACGGGATTTAAGGGCGGCGAAATAAGCACGTTTTTTGCAGACTTAAAAGATGACCCAAACCTAACTCGCGGTGAATTTGATCGCGCTAGAGTGATGGCTAACGTGCGCAGTGAGCGCACGGGAGTTGATTATTCGGTTAGTTATGTCGTTGATGAAAATGCGCCTGAACGTGTTGTTATGGTGTTTTCTGGTGAACCCCGTGAAGACTACGATGCCACGGATTTGGTGTTGAAATTTGGCAACCAAGGTAGTCGTTACGTTGGACGTTATTTTGGCGATGTTGGACTCAGTCATAATTTTAAAGATGGTAGTCGCGCCACCGGCAGTTTAGAGACAGCGTTTACCGATTTAGGCGAATCTCGCGGCGGCGAAGATTACTACCGTATTCAGTTAGCCGCAGATCGTCCATTTACGCAGGGCTTGTACGGCATTAGTGCGGGGCATACTGAGTATTCTCAAGATCTAGGCAGTACAACGAGCTCAACAACGACAGCGTCGGGCTCAGATCCGATTTGTGATGCTTTGGGTATGCTCGGCTTGTGCAGTCCTAGCTCAACCACAACGACCAGTACCCAAAAAGTGGGATTAGATGCCAAAATTAATACGCTTGGTATATCGGGTGAACAAGTATTGGCCAGCGATTTAAGCTCAAGACTAAATGTGTTCGAGCGTATCGATTACATCGACTCACAAATCGATGTAGGTGTTTTTGGTAATTTACAAGACGAAAAGTACGCAACCCTTGAAGTTGGTGCAAAGTATTTTGCTGCTGACCTGCGTGGACCAAAGTCTTTGCGGTGGTCTGCTCAGCTTTCAGTTAAAACCGGATTAACTGGCGATAGCGGTAGCTTAGGGACCTATCCTGGGTATCGCACTCAGTATTTGAGCAACAACCCTGGTGCGACAAGTACGCCGCAGGTGGTGCCAGCGGCGCGAACGGCGGAGTTTGTAAGCGTATTGCCGCGCTTTACGGCCAAGCTTCCGCTTGCTGATAGTGGAAATTTACGGCTGAATGCGATGGCCCAGTTCGCCAATGAGCAATTGCCCCAGCAACAGCAATGGGTGCTGGGCGGTATGGGATCAATTAGCGCCTATTTACCAGGGGTTTTGTCGGGTGATTCTGGCTACTACGGTAAGTTAGATTACGCTAAAACGATTACTGTACTCGGTATTGAGGTCGAGCCAGAAATCTTTGTTGAGTACGGCGCAGCATGGTTCGAAAATGCCTCAGGTCTTGAGGGTGAAACCCGTAGTATTGTGGATGCCGGTGTTAAATTTAGTGCTGATTTGGGTTGGGACGTGCAGTTGGACACCGTATTTGCACGCTCCTTGGCTGATGACGGCTTTGCAAGTTCGTCCGCACTGAATGCATTCGAAGCAGATTTTTTCTTTACGGTTAAGAAAATATTCTAA
- the cysS gene encoding cysteine--tRNA ligase has protein sequence MTIQIYNTLSRSKQPLKPLQDGKIGMYVCGMTVYDYCHLGHARVLVAFDVITRYLRAKAFEVNYVRNITDIDDKILRRATENGEPYEALTERFIVAMNEDAERLGIIAPDREPRATAHIGDIIAMITRLIATGHAYQASNGDVYYRVTAFADYGKLSGKKPDELLSGARIAVDEAKDDPRDFALWKAVNDGTTSWPSPWGEGRPGWHIECSAMSTCCLGETFDIHGGGPDLVFPHHENEIAQSEAATGKKYAQTWMHAGAVRVDNEKMSKSLGNFFTIREILDKYHPEVVRYFLISSHYRSAINYSEENLQIAKQNLERFYHAYKGLPPVTLIAYADLPQENDFVQRFDAAMADDFNVPLAVAVLYDMVRELNTAKEAGNSERINSLAQLLKSLAAVLGVLQLEADDFLQSGSADQLDAASIEALIAERVQAKKDRQFARADEIRDSLKAQGVILEDSREGTTWRRD, from the coding sequence ATGACGATTCAAATCTACAACACCCTAAGCCGCAGCAAGCAGCCGCTAAAACCATTACAAGACGGCAAGATCGGCATGTATGTCTGCGGTATGACGGTTTATGACTACTGCCACTTGGGGCATGCGCGGGTGCTGGTGGCCTTTGATGTTATTACGCGATATTTGCGCGCTAAGGCGTTTGAGGTCAATTACGTGCGCAATATCACCGATATCGACGACAAAATTTTGCGTCGCGCCACTGAAAACGGCGAGCCTTACGAGGCCTTGACCGAGCGCTTTATTGTGGCCATGAATGAAGACGCTGAGCGCCTTGGTATTATTGCACCTGACCGCGAGCCACGCGCCACAGCGCATATCGGCGATATTATTGCCATGATTACGCGTTTAATTGCTACTGGTCACGCCTATCAGGCAAGCAATGGTGATGTTTATTACCGAGTTACGGCGTTTGCCGATTATGGCAAGCTGTCTGGCAAAAAGCCCGATGAGCTTTTATCTGGTGCACGGATTGCGGTGGACGAAGCCAAGGATGATCCCCGGGATTTCGCGTTGTGGAAGGCGGTGAATGACGGAACGACCAGTTGGCCGTCGCCATGGGGGGAGGGGCGCCCCGGTTGGCATATTGAGTGCTCGGCAATGTCGACCTGCTGCTTGGGCGAGACCTTCGATATCCATGGCGGTGGCCCGGATCTGGTTTTTCCTCATCACGAGAATGAAATTGCCCAGTCGGAAGCCGCCACCGGAAAAAAATACGCGCAGACGTGGATGCACGCAGGGGCTGTGCGGGTCGATAATGAGAAGATGTCTAAGTCCTTAGGCAATTTTTTCACCATTCGCGAAATTTTGGATAAATATCACCCTGAAGTGGTGCGCTATTTTCTGATCTCAAGTCATTATCGCAGTGCTATAAACTACTCCGAAGAAAATTTGCAGATCGCGAAGCAGAACCTGGAGCGGTTTTATCACGCTTACAAGGGTTTGCCGCCAGTAACGTTAATTGCTTACGCGGACTTGCCCCAAGAAAATGACTTTGTGCAGCGCTTTGACGCGGCAATGGCAGATGACTTTAACGTGCCGCTTGCCGTCGCGGTTTTATACGATATGGTGCGCGAGCTCAATACAGCGAAAGAGGCGGGCAATAGTGAGCGTATTAATTCTCTTGCCCAGCTTCTGAAATCTCTTGCCGCAGTTCTGGGTGTTTTACAGTTAGAAGCAGATGACTTTTTGCAGTCTGGCAGCGCCGATCAGTTGGACGCCGCGAGTATAGAGGCCTTAATCGCCGAGCGTGTGCAGGCCAAGAAAGATCGTCAGTTTGCCCGTGCCGATGAGATTCGCGATTCACTTAAAGCACAGGGCGTAATTTTAGAAGATAGTCGGGAAGGGACCACTTGGCGGCGTGATTAA
- a CDS encoding lysophospholipid acyltransferase family protein — MGRIKPPKKISATQKIARRILTEILQLLFWVMNTLRFKNQLNIERPCVMAVYHDELMPLIHYFRDADVTAIASQNHFGYAIAKAMERYGYEVALGSRSRGGMDAFFQLLKSARKGKTIAFTVDGSRGPRHEMKEGAVMLARKTKLPLYLIRADYHGLRLESTWDKTKLPKPFTTVSFNYERFPMEDYADETDISIVVAEAQKRLLALQADDYGSPK; from the coding sequence ATGGGACGCATTAAACCCCCCAAAAAAATCAGTGCCACCCAAAAAATAGCCCGCAGGATCTTAACCGAGATACTGCAGCTGCTTTTCTGGGTAATGAATACCCTGCGCTTTAAAAATCAGCTCAATATTGAACGCCCTTGTGTGATGGCGGTCTATCACGATGAACTAATGCCCTTAATCCATTATTTTCGTGACGCCGACGTAACCGCCATCGCCTCGCAAAACCACTTTGGCTATGCCATAGCCAAAGCGATGGAGCGCTACGGCTACGAAGTTGCCCTAGGCTCACGTAGCCGAGGCGGTATGGATGCGTTCTTTCAGCTGCTGAAATCAGCACGCAAGGGCAAAACCATTGCCTTTACTGTGGACGGCTCGCGCGGCCCTCGACACGAAATGAAAGAAGGTGCTGTTATGCTGGCCCGCAAAACCAAGCTACCCCTGTATTTGATCCGCGCGGATTACCATGGCTTGCGGCTGGAAAGCACCTGGGACAAAACTAAACTACCCAAACCCTTTACTACGGTTAGCTTTAATTACGAACGCTTCCCCATGGAAGACTATGCCGACGAAACAGATATAAGTATTGTAGTGGCCGAGGCGCAGAAACGCTTACTCGCCTTACAGGCTGATGACTATGGAAGTCCTAAATGA
- the folD gene encoding bifunctional methylenetetrahydrofolate dehydrogenase/methenyltetrahydrofolate cyclohydrolase FolD gives MAALILDGKTLAASSEEQLAARVTALKNSCAGRSPILATILVGDDPASATYVKMKGNACRRVGMESLAVEMPGATTTEQLLAKINELNNNPDIHGILLQHPVPEQIDERACFDAIALHKDVDGVTCLGFGRMAMGEDAYGCATPKGIMRILEHYNIAIEGKHAVVVGRSAILGKPMAMMLLEANATVTICHSRTQNLPELIKQADILVGAVGKPEFIKAEWIKDGAVVVDAGYHPGGVGDIELAPLVDRVSAYTPVPGGVGPMTINTLIFQSVDSGEKALG, from the coding sequence ATGGCAGCTCTGATCTTAGATGGCAAAACACTGGCGGCAAGCTCGGAAGAACAACTGGCGGCGCGGGTTACCGCCCTCAAGAATAGCTGTGCAGGTAGAAGCCCTATATTAGCAACGATATTGGTTGGCGATGACCCTGCCTCCGCCACCTACGTAAAAATGAAAGGTAATGCCTGCCGCCGTGTTGGCATGGAATCACTCGCCGTAGAAATGCCTGGAGCCACCACCACCGAGCAGCTGCTGGCCAAAATAAATGAGCTAAACAACAACCCCGACATACACGGCATTTTGCTCCAGCACCCAGTGCCCGAACAAATTGACGAGCGCGCCTGCTTTGATGCAATCGCACTGCATAAAGATGTCGATGGTGTTACCTGCCTAGGCTTTGGCCGTATGGCCATGGGTGAAGACGCCTACGGCTGCGCCACGCCCAAAGGCATTATGCGCATACTTGAACACTACAATATTGCCATAGAAGGCAAGCACGCCGTTGTGGTTGGCCGCAGCGCCATTTTGGGCAAACCCATGGCCATGATGCTATTAGAGGCCAACGCCACGGTGACCATCTGCCACTCTCGCACTCAAAACCTGCCAGAGCTTATTAAACAAGCCGATATTTTAGTTGGCGCGGTAGGCAAGCCCGAATTTATTAAAGCCGAATGGATTAAGGACGGCGCCGTTGTCGTAGACGCTGGCTACCACCCCGGTGGCGTTGGTGACATTGAGCTCGCACCCTTAGTCGACCGCGTCAGCGCTTATACTCCTGTACCCGGCGGTGTTGGCCCAATGACGATTAATACCTTGATATTCCAGAGTGTTGATTCTGGTGAAAAAGCACTAGGCTAA
- a CDS encoding OmpA family protein, with the protein MKSIRRLLSVPLIISMMMFAPIASADGLTDLLNSLGLQQLFSEVGSTVGTIGASVLDPVGTGDNDFLGADVLNPENDLGVTMGSEEMAGSGNKTGGEAMLPLDALGLSQLLNTLGLTYEAGLATQLRSLVGPNGMVTDAAVDLLKSIPTEFELPGLGQGEGLVLDGAENSLLGLSLLDSGSGGNGGAIGVAVLSGSDSGNGEYAGISILGGANSGNGGVLGLAALSGSNSGNSDGISAGVLSGSDVGNGGAAGIAVLNGNNSGNGDTAGVGVLNGNNAGNGDSAGIGVLNGDNSGNADLGAIAVLNGANSGNSETITIAAINDANSGNGGVVGVGALNGPGSGSGGLISVGVANEPGSDGNNGGGNDGSCASAGGLACGGPLQLAMLDACEDSDADGVCDERDECLNTPANMPVFLTGCHLTEDAPLVLRGVNFEFDKADLTPESLPILEHAVRVLAAQPEALVAVDGHTDWMGSDAYNLRLSYRRANTVYKYLIDAGIDEKRLAFRGYGESSPVAPNANDDGSDSPEGRAENRRVELNILDGETFQLTKEENLTN; encoded by the coding sequence ATGAAGTCTATTCGCAGACTGCTGTCTGTCCCGCTAATCATATCAATGATGATGTTCGCGCCAATTGCCTCGGCAGATGGTTTAACGGATCTACTCAATAGTTTAGGCCTTCAGCAATTATTTTCGGAGGTAGGCTCCACGGTCGGTACCATTGGTGCCTCAGTGTTAGACCCTGTAGGCACTGGCGATAACGATTTTCTTGGCGCCGATGTTCTCAACCCAGAAAATGATCTCGGTGTGACAATGGGTTCTGAAGAGATGGCTGGGTCCGGCAACAAAACTGGCGGCGAGGCTATGCTTCCGCTCGATGCTTTGGGTTTGTCCCAGTTACTCAATACGTTAGGTTTAACTTATGAGGCGGGCTTGGCGACGCAGCTTCGCAGTTTAGTCGGGCCGAATGGCATGGTGACTGATGCGGCGGTCGATTTACTCAAGAGTATACCGACCGAGTTTGAGCTTCCTGGCTTGGGTCAGGGCGAGGGATTAGTTCTCGACGGCGCTGAGAACAGCCTTTTGGGCTTGTCGCTACTTGATTCTGGTTCCGGTGGTAATGGCGGCGCAATTGGTGTGGCCGTATTGTCTGGTAGTGACTCCGGAAATGGCGAATACGCTGGTATTAGCATCTTGGGTGGTGCGAATAGTGGCAACGGTGGCGTTCTAGGGCTTGCCGCCCTGTCGGGAAGTAACTCTGGAAACAGCGACGGGATTTCGGCAGGGGTATTGTCTGGTAGCGATGTTGGTAATGGCGGCGCTGCGGGCATTGCCGTATTAAATGGCAATAATTCAGGCAATGGTGACACCGCTGGGGTCGGCGTTTTAAATGGGAATAATGCGGGTAACGGCGATAGTGCAGGCATTGGGGTATTAAACGGTGATAACTCCGGAAACGCTGATTTAGGCGCAATTGCGGTATTGAATGGTGCCAATTCGGGCAACTCTGAGACGATCACGATCGCGGCGATAAACGACGCCAATTCAGGTAATGGCGGCGTAGTTGGCGTTGGTGCATTGAATGGTCCGGGATCGGGCTCTGGTGGTTTGATATCGGTTGGCGTGGCCAATGAACCGGGTAGCGATGGTAATAATGGCGGCGGCAATGACGGAAGCTGCGCCAGTGCTGGTGGCCTTGCTTGCGGTGGCCCGCTGCAACTTGCAATGCTGGACGCCTGTGAGGACAGTGATGCCGACGGCGTTTGTGATGAGCGTGATGAGTGCCTGAATACACCGGCTAATATGCCTGTGTTTTTGACGGGTTGTCACTTAACTGAGGATGCGCCGCTAGTGTTGCGGGGCGTCAATTTTGAGTTTGACAAGGCAGATTTAACGCCTGAGTCTTTGCCCATATTAGAACACGCCGTGCGCGTCTTGGCCGCTCAGCCAGAAGCGCTGGTGGCGGTAGACGGACATACCGACTGGATGGGTAGCGATGCCTATAATCTTCGTCTGTCATATCGTCGTGCGAACACGGTTTACAAATACTTGATTGATGCTGGCATCGATGAAAAGCGTTTAGCGTTCCGAGGCTACGGTGAGAGCTCGCCTGTCGCGCCCAATGCGAATGACGATGGTAGTGATAGCCCCGAGGGGCGTGCTGAAAACCGCCGGGTCGAGTTAAATATTCTCGACGGTGAAACCTTTCAATTGACCAAAGAAGAAAACCTCACAAATTAG
- a CDS encoding ShlB/FhaC/HecB family hemolysin secretion/activation protein: MAIDFPPALPPQLTTVAEISTTAGASAPYIGLVNGYELRVTGSHYLNETELAAIFETAKTPSQAIFLMNSLTLRKGHLLVLTQYAPEGSTVYIHAVQASVVAIDGEGVAEYFSDLKGDPDLTRAEFERARVMANVKSQRTGINYSATFFVDDNDPEAVSLLFEAAPVEDYDATDFFVQFGNQGSRYVGRYFGDIGMNHNFANGSRVGLGYETAFTDLGESRGGEDYHRFQLTADKPFSSGLYGITASHTEYSQHLGYRAGSASAPGGGVVCDLLSVLGLCLPTTGATAGQSIDLDADINALALTGEQVLASDFSYRINLFQRLEYVDSTLDISGFGSLQDESYATLELGAKYFSAETVGDGQFRWSAQLSLKGGLTGDSGTLGSYDSFRARYLAENPGAASAPEVTPAARTAEFIAVLPKIAAKFPLSKETELNASFFAQYADEQLPQQQQWVLGGMKSISAYLPGVLSGDSGYFADVSLQRKLNIAGMDVSAAVFAEYGAAWFENVSGSAGDERSIADAGVRVSADLGWGVSLDAVAATPLTDDGFVSSSELERLEADFYVVLKKVF; encoded by the coding sequence ATGGCTATTGATTTTCCCCCAGCCTTACCGCCGCAGTTGACTACCGTCGCCGAAATAAGCACGACGGCGGGTGCAAGTGCGCCGTATATTGGCTTGGTCAATGGGTACGAATTGCGGGTAACCGGGAGTCATTATTTAAATGAGACCGAGTTGGCCGCTATTTTTGAGACGGCCAAGACGCCCTCCCAAGCAATTTTTTTAATGAATTCATTAACCCTGCGTAAGGGCCATCTTTTAGTGTTAACCCAGTATGCACCAGAAGGGAGTACCGTCTATATTCACGCGGTACAGGCGTCAGTGGTTGCGATAGACGGTGAAGGCGTTGCCGAATATTTCAGCGATTTAAAGGGTGATCCAGACTTAACCCGCGCTGAGTTTGAGCGCGCGCGCGTGATGGCTAATGTGAAAAGCCAGCGCACAGGAATCAATTATTCAGCCACGTTCTTTGTTGATGACAATGACCCAGAAGCAGTAAGTTTGTTGTTTGAGGCCGCTCCAGTTGAAGATTACGACGCGACTGATTTTTTTGTGCAATTTGGTAACCAAGGTAGCCGGTATGTCGGGCGATATTTTGGTGACATCGGCATGAATCATAATTTCGCAAATGGCAGTCGGGTTGGCTTGGGCTATGAAACGGCATTCACCGACTTGGGCGAGTCTCGAGGAGGAGAGGATTACCATCGCTTCCAGCTCACCGCCGACAAACCCTTTTCTTCAGGTTTGTATGGCATCACAGCAAGCCACACTGAGTATAGTCAGCATCTTGGCTACCGTGCTGGTAGTGCCAGCGCCCCTGGTGGCGGTGTGGTGTGTGACCTGCTCTCTGTCTTGGGCTTGTGCCTGCCGACGACCGGCGCAACCGCTGGACAGAGTATTGATTTAGATGCTGATATCAATGCGCTGGCGTTAACTGGTGAGCAGGTTCTGGCAAGTGACTTCTCCTATCGCATAAATTTATTTCAGCGTCTTGAGTATGTCGACTCCACGCTTGATATTAGTGGGTTTGGCAGCTTGCAAGATGAGAGCTACGCCACCCTCGAGCTTGGGGCGAAGTATTTCTCTGCGGAAACCGTGGGGGATGGACAATTTCGCTGGTCGGCGCAATTATCGCTTAAAGGCGGGCTTACTGGTGACAGCGGCACGCTTGGTAGTTATGACAGTTTTAGAGCGCGTTATTTAGCTGAGAATCCCGGTGCAGCGTCGGCGCCAGAAGTTACGCCTGCGGCGCGTACCGCTGAATTTATTGCGGTCTTGCCAAAGATTGCCGCCAAGTTTCCCTTGTCAAAAGAAACAGAGCTGAATGCAAGCTTTTTTGCCCAATACGCGGATGAGCAATTGCCGCAGCAGCAGCAGTGGGTGCTCGGTGGTATGAAGTCAATAAGCGCCTATTTGCCTGGAGTATTGTCGGGCGATTCTGGGTATTTTGCTGATGTAAGTCTGCAGCGCAAATTGAATATTGCCGGTATGGACGTGAGTGCTGCGGTGTTTGCTGAATACGGCGCGGCGTGGTTTGAGAATGTGTCGGGCTCAGCTGGCGATGAGCGAAGCATAGCCGACGCTGGCGTGCGTGTTTCGGCTGACTTAGGTTGGGGTGTTAGTCTGGATGCCGTGGCCGCGACGCCGCTGACAGATGATGGCTTCGTGTCGTCATCAGAGTTGGAGCGCTTAGAGGCGGATTTTTACGTTGTACTGAAAAAAGTCTTTTAA